A region from the Sandaracinus amylolyticus genome encodes:
- a CDS encoding DUF58 domain-containing protein translates to MFGWLRKQGPISAPRAIDDDAFDEEFQRRLEALAIASRRLVSGRMRAERRSQKTGAGIEFADHREYAPGDDFRHLDWKLYGRSEKLLLKLFQEEEDLSVYLLLDTSGSMQFGAPQKLAYGKRIAAALAYVALSTLDRVSVLTFADVIGARLPPTRGKSRIFKVFEFLRGTRPEGRTGIEGAMRAFAAQHKRRGVAIVISDLYDPAGFERGIDALRYARFEPFVIQLVDPTEARPPLHGDVRLVDRETGESREVTVTPRVLERYAAAHAAYLAGIASYCAQKQVPHVVIETSTAWDDAVLSVLRRGGLLG, encoded by the coding sequence ATGTTCGGCTGGCTGCGGAAGCAGGGGCCGATCTCAGCGCCCCGCGCGATCGACGACGACGCGTTCGACGAGGAGTTCCAGCGTCGGCTCGAGGCGCTCGCGATCGCGTCGCGTCGTCTGGTCAGCGGGCGCATGCGCGCCGAGCGTCGGTCGCAGAAGACCGGCGCGGGCATCGAGTTCGCGGATCACCGCGAGTACGCGCCGGGCGACGACTTCCGCCACCTCGACTGGAAGCTCTACGGACGCAGCGAGAAGCTGCTGCTCAAGCTCTTCCAGGAGGAAGAGGACCTCTCGGTCTACCTGCTGCTCGACACGTCGGGGTCGATGCAGTTCGGCGCGCCGCAGAAGCTCGCGTACGGCAAGCGCATCGCGGCGGCGCTCGCGTACGTCGCGCTCTCGACCCTCGATCGTGTCTCGGTGCTGACCTTCGCCGACGTGATCGGCGCGCGGCTTCCGCCCACGCGCGGCAAGAGCCGCATCTTCAAGGTCTTCGAGTTCCTCCGCGGCACGCGCCCCGAAGGACGCACCGGCATCGAGGGCGCGATGCGCGCGTTCGCGGCGCAGCACAAGCGTCGCGGGGTCGCGATCGTGATCAGCGACCTCTACGATCCCGCGGGCTTCGAGCGCGGCATCGACGCGCTGCGCTACGCGCGCTTCGAGCCCTTCGTCATCCAGCTCGTCGATCCCACCGAGGCGCGCCCGCCGCTGCACGGCGACGTGCGCCTCGTCGATCGCGAGACCGGCGAGTCGCGCGAGGTGACGGTCACGCCGCGCGTGCTCGAGCGGTATGCCGCGGCGCACGCGGCGTACCTCGCGGGGATCGCGTCGTACTGCGCGCAGAAGCAGGTGCCGCACGTCGTGATCGAGACGAGCACGGCGTGGGACGACGCGGTGCTCAGCGTGCTCCGGCGCGGGGGGCTGCTCGGCTGA
- a CDS encoding site-2 protease family protein has protein sequence MASTTHAPSSTWGAHEPERRDEPRARARARREKGGGIPLGRAFGVQIVADWSLLIIFALVAFQLGAGVLPQWHPQWSGALVWSVALAAAVLFFASILLHELSHAIVARMFGIPVSRITLFLFGGMAHMEGEPRSPKAELFMAAIGPIVSLAIGIGSIVLGTALAGDAIERFAEDPEIAYASLDPVATLLLWLGPVNVALAMFNMVPGFPLDGGRVLRAILWWTTGDLRRATRWASGAGRLFGMTLVALGVVSMLGGNVGSGIWLALIGWFLASAARSGYEQVVVREALEGVPVARLMRTRFEVVGPWTPIDELVYQRFMGSEQAVFPVMEGERLVGIVAMSDVRKLPREHWGDARVADIMTPAARLVMVDAEASAAEALEGLARREIDQVPVVDRGGVLRGMVRRADLVKWLALHEPALRV, from the coding sequence ATGGCCAGCACGACGCACGCCCCGAGCTCCACCTGGGGCGCTCACGAGCCCGAACGCCGCGACGAGCCGCGCGCACGCGCGAGAGCGCGTCGCGAGAAGGGCGGCGGCATCCCGCTCGGTCGCGCGTTCGGCGTGCAGATCGTCGCGGACTGGAGCCTGCTGATCATCTTCGCGCTGGTCGCGTTCCAGCTCGGCGCGGGCGTGCTGCCGCAGTGGCATCCGCAGTGGAGCGGCGCGCTCGTGTGGAGCGTCGCGCTCGCGGCGGCGGTGCTCTTCTTCGCGTCGATCCTGCTGCACGAGCTCTCGCACGCGATCGTCGCGCGCATGTTCGGCATCCCGGTCTCGCGCATCACGCTCTTCCTCTTCGGCGGGATGGCGCACATGGAGGGCGAGCCGCGCTCGCCGAAGGCCGAGCTCTTCATGGCGGCGATCGGACCGATCGTGAGCCTCGCGATCGGGATCGGATCGATCGTGCTCGGGACCGCGCTCGCGGGCGATGCGATCGAGCGCTTCGCGGAGGATCCCGAGATCGCGTACGCGTCGCTCGATCCGGTGGCGACGCTGCTCTTGTGGCTCGGGCCGGTGAACGTCGCGCTCGCGATGTTCAACATGGTGCCGGGCTTCCCGCTCGACGGCGGCCGCGTGCTGCGCGCGATCCTCTGGTGGACGACCGGCGACCTGCGACGCGCGACGCGATGGGCGTCGGGCGCGGGGCGTCTCTTCGGGATGACGCTGGTCGCGCTCGGGGTCGTGTCGATGCTCGGCGGCAACGTCGGCTCGGGGATCTGGCTCGCGCTGATCGGATGGTTCCTCGCGAGCGCGGCGCGGAGCGGGTACGAGCAGGTCGTGGTGCGCGAGGCGCTCGAGGGTGTGCCCGTCGCGCGCTTGATGAGGACGCGCTTCGAGGTGGTCGGGCCGTGGACGCCGATCGACGAGCTCGTCTACCAGCGCTTCATGGGCAGCGAGCAAGCGGTCTTCCCGGTGATGGAAGGCGAGCGCTTGGTGGGCATCGTCGCGATGAGCGACGTGCGGAAGCTGCCGCGCGAGCACTGGGGCGACGCGCGCGTCGCGGACATCATGACGCCGGCGGCTCGGCTCGTGATGGTGGACGCGGAGGCGAGCGCGGCAGAGGCGCTCGAGGGGCTGGCTCGTCGGGAGATCGATCAGGTGCCGGTGGTGGATCGGGGTGGGGTGCTGAGGGGGATGGTTCGGCGGGCCGATCTCGTGAAGTGGTTGGCGCTGCACGAGCCTGCTCTTCGGGTGTGA
- a CDS encoding VWA domain-containing protein, with amino-acid sequence MTRGFVVRLVLAVIAAIAIAASIVAATSAPITWTMRGEEWELLAPRNLALLAVAPLLLLGGWRSLADLPRAQLALGYVVRLALLALLALALARPARTADATRVAVVFLVDVSDSVSDADLARARERIDAAWRARGEDVVRVVTFARDARVLEIDDEVPPIARHDDGAGSDLASALQLAYGLYPPGHLRRAVVLSDGAQTEGDALAEAQRAAELGVRIDHAPFTEGPPGEIAITSLSLPDALQAGQPFTVRVRVFASQPTTARLRLYQGETLNGLDGVRDLELAAGDNEIALRSVVHVPGPVTYRAELEPRGDDRFQPNNRFATTVVVPGRPAVLYVEGTASAATHLARALTAGELDVDVRSPRAMPTSAAELERFDFVILSDVPADQVSASAQDALDRFVRSGGGFLMAGGEQSYGLGGWRGTRVERLLPVRMEGERRRDQPSLALALVIDRSGSMSGEKMEAAKQAAQATAELLSAQDYLEVVGFDAQAERIVRMQSAGNRIAIQRDIGRMAPRGGTAIFPALDTAFQDLSITRARLKHVILLTDGQTQESGLPELVSVMRAEGITVTTVGIGADVNRSLLTQLADLGGGRSYFTTDPRNVPRIFMQETTTVTRNDVVEDYVRARVVAPADFLRGVDVASAPFLRGYVATRARPAPAQVILESELGEPLLARWRVGLGWSLAWTSDVKARWSADWLRWGAFSRFWVQLVREHMRERERHELPMRAEVIGDEARVVVDAIGDDDEFVNGLASTLVVEGPMGARSSDRIREEHVLRQTAPGHYEARFPLSRYGSFVLRAEHRRDERMIAESTSELVRPYPREYARLEPDLALLDRISDVARGRRDPSPDVLFDPAGESVRRREEVWSPLLFAALALFVLDLLLRRVRLLDRGFRAPR; translated from the coding sequence ATGACGCGCGGCTTCGTCGTCCGCCTCGTGCTCGCGGTGATCGCCGCGATTGCCATCGCGGCGTCGATCGTCGCGGCGACGAGCGCGCCGATCACGTGGACGATGCGCGGCGAGGAGTGGGAGCTCCTCGCGCCGCGGAACCTCGCGCTGCTCGCGGTCGCGCCGCTCTTGCTGCTCGGCGGGTGGCGCTCGCTCGCCGATCTGCCGCGCGCGCAGCTCGCGCTCGGGTACGTCGTGCGGCTCGCGCTGCTCGCGCTGCTCGCGCTCGCGCTCGCGCGCCCCGCGCGCACCGCCGACGCGACGCGCGTCGCGGTCGTGTTCCTCGTCGACGTCTCGGACTCGGTGAGCGACGCCGATCTCGCTCGCGCGCGCGAGCGCATCGACGCCGCGTGGCGCGCGCGCGGCGAGGACGTCGTGCGCGTCGTCACCTTCGCGCGCGACGCGCGCGTGCTCGAGATCGACGACGAGGTCCCGCCGATCGCGCGCCACGACGACGGCGCGGGCAGCGATCTCGCGTCCGCGCTCCAGCTCGCGTACGGGCTCTATCCGCCCGGTCACCTGCGCCGCGCGGTCGTGCTCAGCGACGGCGCGCAGACCGAGGGCGACGCGCTCGCCGAGGCGCAGCGCGCGGCCGAGCTCGGGGTGCGGATCGATCACGCGCCGTTCACCGAGGGTCCTCCGGGCGAGATCGCGATCACGTCGCTCTCGCTGCCCGACGCGCTCCAGGCGGGCCAGCCGTTCACCGTCCGCGTGCGCGTCTTCGCGAGCCAGCCCACGACCGCGCGGCTGCGCCTCTACCAGGGCGAGACGCTCAACGGGCTCGACGGAGTGCGCGACCTCGAGCTCGCCGCCGGCGACAACGAGATCGCGCTGCGCTCCGTCGTGCACGTGCCGGGGCCGGTCACGTACCGCGCGGAGCTCGAGCCGCGCGGCGACGATCGCTTCCAGCCCAACAACCGCTTCGCGACCACGGTGGTCGTCCCCGGTCGTCCTGCCGTGCTCTACGTCGAGGGCACCGCGAGCGCGGCGACGCACCTCGCGCGCGCGCTCACCGCGGGCGAGCTCGACGTCGACGTGCGCTCCCCGCGCGCGATGCCGACGTCCGCGGCCGAGCTCGAGCGCTTCGACTTCGTGATCCTCTCCGACGTGCCCGCGGATCAGGTGAGCGCGTCCGCCCAGGACGCGCTCGATCGGTTCGTGCGCAGCGGCGGCGGGTTCCTCATGGCGGGCGGCGAGCAGTCGTACGGGCTCGGCGGATGGCGCGGCACGCGCGTCGAGCGCTTGCTCCCGGTGCGCATGGAGGGTGAGCGCCGCCGTGATCAGCCGTCGCTCGCGCTCGCGCTCGTCATCGATCGATCGGGCTCGATGAGCGGCGAGAAGATGGAGGCCGCGAAGCAGGCTGCGCAGGCGACGGCCGAGCTCCTCTCCGCGCAGGACTACCTCGAGGTCGTCGGCTTCGACGCGCAGGCCGAGCGCATCGTGCGCATGCAGAGCGCGGGCAACCGCATCGCGATCCAGCGCGACATCGGGCGCATGGCACCGCGCGGCGGCACCGCGATCTTCCCGGCGCTCGACACGGCGTTCCAGGATCTCTCGATCACGCGCGCGCGGCTCAAGCACGTGATCCTGCTCACCGACGGGCAGACCCAGGAGAGCGGCCTGCCGGAGCTCGTCTCGGTGATGCGCGCCGAGGGCATCACCGTGACCACGGTCGGCATCGGCGCGGACGTGAACCGATCGCTGCTCACGCAGCTCGCCGATCTCGGCGGTGGTCGCAGCTACTTCACGACCGATCCGCGCAACGTGCCGCGCATCTTCATGCAGGAGACGACGACGGTGACGCGCAACGACGTCGTCGAGGACTACGTGCGCGCGCGGGTGGTCGCGCCCGCGGACTTCCTGCGCGGCGTCGACGTCGCGAGCGCGCCCTTCTTGCGCGGCTACGTCGCCACGCGCGCACGCCCCGCGCCGGCGCAGGTGATCCTCGAGAGCGAGCTCGGCGAGCCGCTGCTCGCGCGATGGCGCGTCGGGCTCGGCTGGTCGCTCGCGTGGACGAGCGACGTGAAGGCGCGCTGGTCGGCGGACTGGCTGCGCTGGGGCGCGTTCTCGCGGTTCTGGGTCCAGCTGGTGCGCGAGCACATGCGCGAGCGCGAGCGTCACGAGCTCCCGATGCGCGCCGAGGTGATCGGCGACGAAGCGCGCGTGGTGGTCGACGCGATCGGCGACGACGACGAGTTCGTGAACGGCCTCGCGTCGACGCTGGTGGTCGAGGGCCCGATGGGCGCGCGGAGCAGCGACCGCATCCGCGAGGAGCACGTGCTCCGGCAGACCGCGCCGGGCCACTACGAAGCGCGCTTCCCGCTCTCGAGGTACGGCAGCTTCGTGCTGCGCGCGGAGCACCGGCGCGACGAGCGGATGATCGCCGAGAGCACGAGCGAGCTGGTGCGCCCGTACCCGCGCGAGTACGCGAGGCTCGAGCCGGATCTCGCGCTCCTCGATCGCATCAGCGACGTCGCGCGCGGTCGGCGCGATCCGAGCCCCGACGTGCTGTTCGATCCCGCGGGCGAGTCGGTCCGCCGGAGAGAAGAAGTCTGGAGCCCGCTCCTGTTCGCGGCGCTCGCGCTGTTCGTGCTCGACCTGCTGCTCCGCCGCGTGCGCTTGCTCGATCGCGGCTTCCGCGCGCCCCGCTGA
- a CDS encoding AAA family ATPase: MTSKDIEKKVAAFQADVTKVRETVGKRIVGQRTILDGVITCLVAGGNALLEGVPGLGKTMLVRSLAEALHLRFSRIQFTPDLMPADLLGTTVIAESAGGAKSFEFRPGPVFANIVLADEVNRATPKTQSALLEVMQEHRVTIGNQTHRLEEPYFVLATQNPLEMEGTYPLPEAQLDRFFFKLHVGFPSRTELHDILDRTTGEHEPAIEPVLDGERILQMRALAREVPVPRHVQDYAIRVLEATHPDRPSAPEKVKRFVRFGASPRGAQACLLAAKIHALVEGRYAATIEDVRAVAIPALRHRVILGFEGEAEGVRSDVLLEDVLASVPETVKG, translated from the coding sequence ATGACTTCGAAGGACATCGAGAAGAAGGTCGCCGCGTTCCAGGCGGACGTGACGAAGGTGCGCGAGACCGTCGGCAAGCGGATCGTCGGTCAGCGCACGATCCTCGACGGCGTGATCACGTGCCTGGTCGCGGGCGGCAACGCGCTGCTCGAGGGCGTGCCGGGGCTGGGCAAGACGATGCTGGTGCGCTCGCTCGCCGAGGCGCTGCACCTGCGCTTCTCGCGCATCCAGTTCACGCCCGATCTGATGCCCGCGGACCTGCTGGGCACCACGGTGATCGCGGAGAGCGCGGGCGGCGCGAAGAGCTTCGAGTTCCGCCCCGGCCCGGTGTTCGCGAACATCGTGCTCGCGGACGAGGTGAACCGCGCGACGCCGAAGACGCAGAGCGCGCTGCTCGAGGTGATGCAGGAGCACCGCGTCACGATCGGCAACCAGACGCATCGCCTCGAGGAGCCGTACTTCGTGCTCGCGACGCAGAACCCGCTCGAGATGGAGGGCACGTACCCGCTGCCCGAAGCCCAGCTCGATCGCTTCTTCTTCAAGCTGCACGTCGGCTTCCCGTCGCGCACCGAGCTGCACGACATCCTCGATCGCACCACCGGCGAGCACGAGCCCGCGATCGAGCCGGTGCTCGACGGAGAGCGGATCCTCCAGATGCGCGCGCTCGCGCGCGAGGTGCCGGTGCCCCGGCACGTGCAGGACTACGCGATCCGTGTCCTCGAAGCGACGCACCCCGATCGCCCGAGCGCGCCCGAGAAGGTGAAGCGCTTCGTGCGCTTCGGCGCATCGCCGCGCGGCGCGCAGGCGTGCTTGCTCGCGGCGAAGATCCACGCGCTCGTCGAGGGACGCTACGCGGCGACGATCGAGGACGTGCGCGCCGTCGCGATCCCCGCGCTGCGCCACCGCGTGATCCTCGGGTTCGAGGGCGAGGCCGAGGGCGTGCGCAGCGACGTGCTGCTCGAGGACGTGCTCGCGAGCGTGCCCGAGACCGTGAAGGGCTGA
- a CDS encoding vWA domain-containing protein, whose protein sequence is MLEWTGLSLGQVLATLGAFGAAVFVLYLLKLRRRPVEVPFVRLWHDVLAEQRTTRLFSSLKRILSLLLALSIVAMLAIALGDPRWIAGRDDGRTLVVLVDTSASMGATDVEGGRIEAARQAVRRRIAAMGADDRMIVASMGASTVPLGPIDGDPEVLEEALDRLEARDVAADLARGLGWALDVARGAPSAEIVIVSDGRLDAPGELVEARARESGVPVRWDRVGETETRNVAITAFAVRRYPIDKSRAQVLIELWNPGANAEEIELTLLGDSHEGEGVPLDVTTMRLGAGERATRLFENVTGADRTLEARIRLADGTQDDLAADDRAYARLPERRRARVLVVAEDDIYLEAALLLDEYLAVTHVTPAQFPPEGEFDVVIYESFVPPQPLDAPSIWLHPQPAAGVQGPLVVEGTIERPFFDRLERDHPLLAFTSLRDVNIAEALQVRVEPGDVVVGADARGPLLVTGTRNGRGFVALTFDPRRSDLPLRVAWPLLLLHAIDSFVEEASGHFSSYRTGEPWYVPVSPSATRATLIDDGSERPVPIVDGRAVATSERAGFHLLLTDGPDAEHLAVNLGPSGEAELAVAATMPIAGEPSDAPTIVDAPVRGEPWAWLVLIAFGVLAIEWVTFHRRWTV, encoded by the coding sequence ATGCTCGAGTGGACCGGGCTCTCGCTGGGGCAGGTGCTCGCCACGCTCGGCGCGTTCGGCGCTGCGGTGTTCGTGCTGTACCTGCTCAAGCTGCGGCGACGCCCGGTCGAAGTGCCCTTCGTGCGGCTCTGGCACGACGTGCTCGCCGAGCAGCGCACGACGCGCCTCTTCTCGTCGCTGAAGCGCATCCTCTCGCTGCTGCTCGCGCTCTCGATCGTCGCGATGCTCGCGATCGCGCTCGGAGATCCTCGGTGGATCGCGGGCCGCGACGACGGACGCACGCTCGTGGTGCTCGTCGACACGAGCGCGTCGATGGGCGCGACCGATGTCGAGGGCGGGCGCATCGAGGCGGCGCGCCAGGCGGTGCGACGTCGCATCGCGGCGATGGGCGCGGACGATCGGATGATCGTCGCGTCGATGGGCGCGAGCACGGTCCCGCTCGGCCCGATCGACGGCGATCCCGAGGTGCTCGAGGAGGCGCTCGATCGGCTCGAGGCGCGCGACGTCGCGGCCGATCTCGCGCGCGGGCTCGGCTGGGCGCTCGACGTCGCGCGCGGCGCTCCGAGCGCGGAGATCGTGATCGTCTCCGATGGTCGGCTCGACGCGCCCGGTGAGCTCGTCGAGGCGCGCGCCCGCGAGAGCGGCGTCCCGGTCCGCTGGGATCGCGTCGGCGAGACCGAGACGCGCAACGTCGCGATCACCGCGTTCGCGGTGCGGCGCTACCCGATCGACAAGAGCCGCGCGCAGGTGCTGATCGAGCTGTGGAACCCCGGCGCGAACGCCGAGGAGATCGAGCTCACGCTCCTCGGCGACTCGCACGAGGGCGAAGGCGTCCCGCTCGACGTGACCACGATGCGCCTCGGCGCGGGGGAGCGCGCGACGCGGCTGTTCGAGAACGTCACCGGCGCGGATCGCACGCTCGAGGCGCGCATCCGGCTGGCGGACGGAACGCAGGACGACCTCGCGGCCGACGATCGCGCGTACGCGCGCTTGCCCGAGCGACGTCGCGCGCGCGTGCTGGTCGTCGCGGAGGACGACATCTACCTCGAGGCCGCGCTGCTGCTCGACGAGTACCTCGCCGTCACGCACGTCACGCCGGCGCAGTTCCCGCCCGAGGGCGAATTCGACGTCGTGATCTACGAGTCGTTCGTCCCGCCGCAGCCGCTCGATGCGCCCTCGATCTGGCTCCATCCGCAGCCCGCCGCAGGCGTGCAGGGGCCGCTCGTCGTCGAGGGCACGATCGAGCGTCCGTTCTTCGATCGCCTCGAGCGCGATCATCCGCTGCTCGCGTTCACCAGCCTGCGCGACGTGAACATCGCGGAGGCGCTCCAGGTGCGCGTCGAGCCCGGTGACGTCGTCGTCGGCGCCGACGCGCGCGGCCCCTTGCTCGTCACCGGCACGCGGAACGGGCGCGGCTTCGTCGCGCTCACGTTCGATCCGCGGCGCAGCGATCTCCCGCTGCGCGTCGCGTGGCCGCTGCTCCTGCTGCACGCGATCGACTCGTTCGTGGAAGAAGCGAGCGGGCACTTCTCGTCGTACCGCACCGGCGAGCCCTGGTACGTGCCGGTCTCGCCGAGCGCCACGCGCGCGACGTTGATCGACGACGGGTCGGAGCGCCCGGTGCCGATCGTCGATGGACGCGCCGTCGCGACCAGCGAGCGCGCGGGGTTCCATCTGCTGCTCACCGACGGGCCCGACGCCGAGCACCTCGCGGTCAACCTCGGGCCGAGCGGTGAGGCCGAGCTCGCCGTCGCGGCGACGATGCCGATCGCCGGCGAGCCGAGCGATGCGCCGACGATCGTCGATGCGCCCGTGCGCGGCGAGCCGTGGGCGTGGCTGGTCCTGATCGCGTTCGGGGTGCTCGCGATCGAGTGGGTCACGTTCCACCGGCGGTGGACCGTATGA
- the lysA gene encoding diaminopimelate decarboxylase, translating into MGAKGTRADVPPSAHFVHDEDEGELAIDGMGLSTIAEEVGTPAHVYSASAIERAYRAIDASLAPAKHMVCYAMKANGHPEILRLLASLGAGADVVSGGELYWALAAGIPPERIVFSGVGKSDAEIAYALDAGIRAIHVESEPEIDVIEAIAREKGVTARIALRVNPDVDPVTHPYIATGIHGTKFGLELDVARRLLPRIVESDGLELEGIACHIGSQIGGAKPLEDAVAIVAAFAKECAEAGAPIRALDAGGGWPIHYGDEDAPYAPWNAFGAAIRAGIERGGASDLDLEIVVEPGRAMVGDAGGILTRVLYVKEQGTKRFVIVDAAMTELLRPSLYGAYHAIVPVRAREGDVTAADIVGPVCETGDFLALDRPLPPVQRGDLLLIRSTGAYGAAMATRYNARPLAAEVIVEGDAYRVIRERERVEDLYPRGA; encoded by the coding sequence ATGGGCGCGAAGGGAACGCGCGCCGACGTGCCGCCGAGCGCGCACTTCGTGCACGACGAGGACGAGGGCGAGCTCGCGATCGACGGCATGGGCCTGTCGACGATCGCCGAGGAAGTGGGCACGCCCGCGCACGTCTACTCGGCGAGCGCGATCGAGCGTGCGTACCGCGCGATCGACGCCTCGCTCGCGCCCGCGAAGCACATGGTCTGCTACGCGATGAAGGCGAACGGGCACCCCGAGATCCTCCGGCTGCTCGCGTCGCTCGGCGCCGGCGCGGACGTGGTCTCGGGCGGCGAGCTCTACTGGGCGCTCGCCGCGGGGATCCCGCCCGAGCGCATCGTGTTCAGCGGCGTCGGCAAGAGCGACGCGGAGATCGCGTACGCGCTCGATGCGGGCATCCGCGCGATCCACGTCGAGAGCGAGCCCGAGATCGACGTGATCGAGGCGATCGCGCGCGAGAAGGGCGTCACCGCGCGCATCGCGCTGAGGGTGAACCCGGACGTCGATCCCGTCACCCACCCGTACATCGCGACCGGGATCCACGGCACGAAGTTCGGGCTCGAGCTCGACGTCGCGCGTCGACTGCTCCCGCGCATCGTGGAGAGCGACGGGCTCGAGCTCGAGGGCATCGCGTGCCACATCGGATCGCAGATCGGCGGCGCGAAGCCGCTCGAGGACGCGGTCGCGATCGTCGCCGCGTTCGCGAAGGAGTGCGCCGAGGCGGGCGCGCCGATCCGCGCGCTCGACGCGGGCGGTGGGTGGCCGATCCACTACGGCGACGAGGACGCTCCCTACGCGCCGTGGAACGCGTTCGGCGCGGCGATCCGCGCGGGCATCGAGCGCGGCGGCGCGAGCGATCTCGATCTCGAGATCGTGGTCGAGCCGGGGCGCGCGATGGTGGGCGACGCGGGCGGCATCCTCACGCGCGTGCTCTACGTGAAGGAGCAGGGCACGAAGCGCTTCGTCATCGTCGACGCGGCGATGACCGAGCTGCTGCGCCCCTCGCTCTACGGCGCGTACCACGCGATCGTCCCGGTGCGGGCGCGCGAGGGCGACGTGACCGCGGCCGACATCGTCGGGCCGGTGTGCGAGACCGGCGACTTCCTCGCGCTCGATCGCCCGCTGCCGCCGGTGCAGCGCGGCGACCTGCTGCTGATCCGCAGCACGGGCGCGTACGGCGCGGCGATGGCGACCCGTTACAACGCGCGCCCGCTGGCGGCGGAAGTGATCGTCGAGGGCGACGCGTACCGCGTGATCCGCGAGCGCGAGCGCGTCGAGGATCTGTACCCGCGCGGGGCGTGA
- the argH gene encoding argininosuccinate lyase, with translation MSDKAWGGRFEEELDSVAARVNASVDVDQRLGPEDVRGSVAHVRMLAARGIVSADDAKKIEEGLARIGGEIERGEMTWRADREDVHMNVEALLTERIGEAGGRLHTARSRNDQVATDMRLWTRSACARTASKIDRLIAVLSVRAAGTIDVVMPGYTHLQRAQPVRLAHHLLAWCEMLERDRGRLEDAAKRMNEAPLGAAALAGTTFPIDRAHTARELGFERPMRNSIDAVSDRDFLLESLSALSICAVHLSRISEELVLWSAQEFAFVEMSDRFTTGSSIMPQKKNPDMAELVRGKSGRVIGDLVSLLVLMKGLPLAYNRDMQEDKRPAFDAFDTIDDSLDVLAGALATARFESERMRAALVEGFVEATEIADWLAARGVPFREAHHVAGRLVKRCVDAGKTLPQLTLDEYRAEHPSFDESIFVAIEAETAIERRDVLGGPARKQVSSQIAALRERLVARGVDWAKESSALGAIEGAR, from the coding sequence ATGTCGGACAAGGCCTGGGGTGGTCGATTCGAGGAGGAGCTCGACTCCGTCGCAGCGCGCGTGAACGCGAGCGTCGACGTCGATCAACGCCTGGGGCCCGAGGACGTGCGCGGATCCGTCGCCCACGTGCGCATGCTCGCGGCGCGCGGGATCGTCAGCGCCGACGACGCGAAGAAGATCGAAGAAGGCCTCGCGCGCATCGGCGGCGAGATCGAGCGCGGCGAGATGACGTGGCGCGCCGATCGCGAGGACGTGCACATGAACGTCGAGGCGCTGCTCACCGAGCGCATCGGCGAAGCGGGCGGACGCCTCCACACCGCGCGCAGCCGCAACGATCAGGTCGCGACCGACATGCGCCTCTGGACGCGCAGCGCGTGCGCGCGCACGGCGTCGAAGATCGACCGGCTGATCGCGGTCTTGTCGGTGCGCGCGGCGGGGACGATCGACGTGGTGATGCCGGGCTACACGCACCTGCAGCGCGCGCAGCCGGTGCGCCTCGCGCATCACCTGCTCGCGTGGTGCGAGATGCTCGAGCGCGATCGTGGTCGCCTCGAGGACGCGGCGAAGCGCATGAACGAGGCGCCGCTCGGCGCGGCGGCGCTCGCGGGCACGACGTTCCCGATCGACCGCGCGCACACCGCGCGCGAGCTCGGCTTCGAGCGCCCGATGCGCAACTCGATCGACGCGGTCTCGGATCGCGACTTCCTGCTCGAGTCGCTCTCCGCGCTCTCGATCTGCGCGGTGCACCTCTCGCGCATCAGCGAGGAGCTCGTGCTCTGGAGCGCGCAGGAGTTCGCGTTCGTCGAGATGAGCGATCGCTTCACGACCGGCAGCTCGATCATGCCGCAGAAGAAGAACCCCGACATGGCCGAGCTGGTGCGCGGCAAGTCGGGCCGCGTGATCGGCGATCTCGTGTCGCTGCTGGTGCTGATGAAGGGCCTGCCGCTCGCGTACAACCGCGACATGCAGGAGGACAAGCGCCCGGCGTTCGACGCGTTCGACACGATCGACGACTCGCTCGACGTGCTCGCGGGCGCGCTCGCGACGGCGCGCTTCGAGAGCGAGCGCATGCGCGCGGCGCTGGTCGAGGGGTTCGTCGAGGCGACCGAGATCGCCGACTGGCTCGCGGCGCGGGGCGTTCCGTTCCGCGAGGCGCACCACGTCGCGGGGCGGCTCGTGAAGCGCTGCGTCGACGCGGGCAAGACGCTCCCGCAGCTCACGCTCGACGAGTACCGCGCCGAGCATCCTTCGTTCGACGAGTCGATCTTCGTCGCCATCGAGGCCGAGACCGCGATCGAGCGCCGCGACGTGCTCGGTGGTCCGGCGCGCAAGCAGGTCTCGTCGCAGATCGCGGCGCTGCGCGAGCGGCTCGTCGCGCGCGGCGTCGACTGGGCGAAGGAGAGCTCGGCGTTGGGCGCGATCGAGGGAGCACGCTGA